A region of Nerophis lumbriciformis linkage group LG26, RoL_Nlum_v2.1, whole genome shotgun sequence DNA encodes the following proteins:
- the pla2g7 gene encoding platelet-activating factor acetylhydrolase, which yields MGNTSCNHPGIPPPQGPKAVGCTDLMMDHTVQGSFFRLYYPCQKMDKAEMPAWIPNREYFNGLTDFMKINRTFGEGMFNFLFGSVKIPAHLDAPFHSNEKCPVIIFSHGLGAFRTLYSAICTELASRGFIVASVEHRDESASATCYFGEKGESQHAPNASILGDLLMEWIYVRMLQPGEQEFPIRNQQVTQRADECVRALSRLADINSGLPVQNVLQTQFDWTTLQNSMDLSKVAVIGHSFGGATVLEALAKETQFKCGVALDAWMFPLKDDTFPRIKQPVFFINSWSFQWPENVKRIETLLAADARRKMITIRGTMHQSFPDFTFVTRECIGKLTKLRGDLDPVVAINLSNEATLAFLQRHLGLEKDFNQWDRLIDGEDENLIPGTNVPLLQSAM from the exons ATGGGAAACACATCCTGCAACCACCCGGGCATCCCTCCACCTCAGGGCCCCAAGGCCGTGGGTTGCACGGACCTAATGATGGATCACACAGTGCAG GGCAGCTTCTTCCGCCTTTACTACCCTTGTCAGAAGATGGACAAGGCTGAGATGCCAGCTTGGATCCCCAACAGAGAATATTTCAACGGCCTGACAGACTTCATGAAAATCAACAGGACTTTCGGCGAAGGAATGTTCAACTTCCTCTTTG GCTCCGTCAAGATACCAGCCCACTTGGATGCTCCATTTCACTCCAATGAGAAATGTCCAGTCATCATATTTTCCCATGGCTTGGGAGCCTTCAG GACTTTGTATTCTGCCATTTGTACAGAACTGGCCTCCAGGGGCTTCATCGTGGCCTCCGTGGAACACAG AGACGAGTCTGCCTCCGCCACGTGTTACTTTGGAGAAAAGGGCGAGTCCCAGCATGCACCAAACGCGTCTATCTTAGGCGATCTGCTGATGGAATGGATCTATGTCAGAATGCTGCAGCCGGGAGAGCAAGAATTCCCCATCAGAAACCAGCAA GTGACTCAAAGGGCCGATGAGTGCGTCCGTGCTCTCAGTAGACTGGCCGACATCAACTCAGGGCTGCCGGTGCAAAATGTTTTGCAGACACAGTTTGACTGGACGACGTTGCAG AACTCCATGGATCTGTCCAAAGTAGCCGTGATTGGACATTCCTTTGGGGGAGCAACCGTCTTAGAAGCTTTAGCCAAAGAGACTCAATTCAA GTGTGGCGTGGCGCTGGATGCCTGGATGTTTCCGTTGAAGGACGACACCTTCCCTAGAATAAAGCAGCCCGTCTTTTTCATCAACTCATGGAGTTTCCAGTGGCCTGAGAACGTCAAACGCATCGAAACGTTGCTCGCGGCCGACGCTCGCAGGAAGATGATCACTATCAG AGGCACCATGCACCAATCCTTCCCTGACTTCACCTTTGTGACGAGAGAGTGCATCGGCAAGCTGACGAAGCTGAGGGGCGACCTCGACCCAGTAGTGGCCATCAACCTCTCCAACGAAGCAACACTAGCCTTCTTGCAAAGACACCTTG GTTTGGAAAAGGACTTCAATCAGTGGGACCGTCTGATTGACGGAGAAGATGAAAACCTTATCCCAGGAACTAACGTCCCCTTGCTTCAGTCGGCCATGTGA